From the genome of Malus domestica chromosome 04, GDT2T_hap1, one region includes:
- the LOC103434206 gene encoding putative lysine-specific demethylase JMJ16, whose product MGTELMRVCMQEDNDEFPSVPPGFESFASFSLQRANESEKQDSENRISSSATASPSKSQSVQMETDIDTGGVAKRSVRRRQCINHGRNNKSEDESDWEQLEQNCPPRSVLPKGVIRGCPQCSNCQKVSARWHPLEGQRPDLQDAPVFRPSEEEFKDTLKYIASIRPKAEPYGICRIVPPSSWKPPCPLKEKAIWGTSKFFTRVQRVDKLQNRDSMRKVPKSHSHMRKKRRSTRMGTDHQSGGRGSGDDGGCEAERFGFEPGPEFTLEAFERYADDFKAQYFSKNEHIPSIGGNFAKLKECWEPSVGSIEGEYWRMVERPTEEIEVLYGADLETGVFGSGFPKMSSKDAFPSEEQYINSGWNLNNFPRLPGSVLSYESSDISGVLVPWLYIGMCFSSFCWHVEDHHLYSLNYMHWGAPKLWYGIPGSDACKFEESMRKHLPGLFEEQPDLLHKLVTQLSPSILKSEGVPVYRCCQNAGEFVLTFPRAYHSGFNCGFNCAEAVNVAPVDWLPHGQIAIELYQEQGRKTSISHDKLLLGAAREAVKAHWELNLLKKNTPDNLRWKDACGKDGILAKTLKARVEMERVRREFLTSSSQALKMDNNFDAINERECSICFFDLHLSAAGCHHCSPDRYACLNHAKKFCSCAWSAKFFLFRYDMDELNILLEALEGKLSAVYRWARLDLGLALSSYISKDNKVGKISYSSRSDILKEVSSELQSKNFKDPLGTEIHKESPMSSAGSIGETSSQQKVKTLEIFRQVKREESALNSSKSRMQVCQLSQEDMSYAVTSDAKVSGTNMASVEDVILLSDDEGDDDPKKPLSTVSDPSFEKEPILNIPGTDAAVMGEKVFSPLPGGEKKDSSSHPVHVKVEQDHGEQLGSNPPNLSFKLVSTKAECGPNGSAIFEHKVANSRSDPQLPQPCASIKLENEDKYEKIGRIADTTLADNVRTTTGASSSSQNNLDRYYRQKGPRIAKVVRRISCIVEPLEIGVVLSGKSWCNSQAIFPKGFRSRVRHISVLDPTVRCHYVSEVLDAGQGGPLFKVSLEHCPGEVFIHNSAGRCWEMVRERVNQEITRQHKLGKMNLPPLQPPGSIDGFEMFGFTSPAIVQAIEAMDRNHVCSEYWDSRPYSRPQVQIPQKPQSKESSESCNTMSKEKSDQEASDNDLVPAGVDTTLRSLFKKANLDELNSLHSILSANRQPAGRGLVTRLLNEEIHSRPT is encoded by the exons ATGGGGACAGAACTCATGAGAGTTTGCATGCAAGAGGATAACGATGAGTTTCCTTCTGTTCCACCCGGATTTGAGTCATTTGCATCTTTCAGCTTACAAAGGGCAAATGAAAGTGAGAAACAAGATAGTGAAAACAGAATTAGTTCCTCAGCAACTGCTAGTCCTTCTAAATCACAATCAGTTCAGATGGAGACTGACATTGACACTGGTGGGGTTGCAAAGAGGTCTGTTCGACGCAGACAATGCATAAATCATGGGCGAAATAACAAGTCAGAGGATGAATCTGATTGGGAGCAACTTGAACAA AATTGTCCCCCAAGATCTGTTCTTCCCAAGGGGGTTATACGTGGGTGTCCACAATGTAGTAATTGCCAAAAG GTCTCTGCACGTTGGCATCCACTGGAAGGTCAAAGGCCGGACCTTCAGGACGCTCCTGTCTTCAGGCCTTCTGAGGAG GAGTTCAAAGACACATTGAAATATATAGCGAGCATACGCCCAAAAGCTGAACCATATGGTATTTGTCGCATTGTTCCTCCCTCTTCTTGGAAGCCTCCCTGTCCACTCAAGGAAAAGGCTATTTGGGGGACCTCAAAATTTTTTACTCGAGTCCAGAGAGTTGATAAACTGCAAAATCGAGATTCAATGAGAAAGGTTCCTAAAAGCCATAGTCAtatgaggaagaaaagaagaagcacACGGATGGGGACTGATCATCAAAGTGGTGGCAGAGGATCTGGGGATGATGGAGGTTGTGAGGCCGAACGGTTTGGGTTTGAACCTGGTCCAGAGTTTACTCTAGAAGCGTTTGAAAGATATGCTGATGACTTCAAGGCTCAATACTTCAGCAAGAACGAACATATTCCTAGTATAGGAGGTAACTTTGCTAAACTTAAAGAGTGCTGGGAGCCATCTGTAGGAAGTATTGAGGGCGAATATTGGCGGATGGTAGAGAGACCTACTGAAGAAATTGAG GTTCTTTATGGTGCTGATCTAGAAACTGGAGTTTTTGGTAGTGGTTTTCCCAAGATGTCCAGTAAGGATGCTTTTCCTTCAGAAGAGCAGTACATAAATTCGGGCTGGAACTTGAACAACTTTCCAAGACTTCCCGGATCTGTTCTTTCTTACGAAAGCAGTGATATATCCGGTGTTCTGGTGCCATGGTTATACATAGGGATgtgcttttcttccttttgctgG CATGTTGAAGATCACCACTTGTACTCTTTAAATTATATGCATTGGGGTGCTCCAAAGTTGTGGTATGGTATCCCTGGTAGCGATGCCTGTAAATTTGAAGAATCAATGAGAAAGCACCTCCCTGGCCTATTTGAAGAGCAACCTGACTTGCTTCATAAGCTG GTCACACAGCTTTCACCCTCCATTCTGAAATCTGAAGGGGTACCTGTGTATAGATGTTGTCAGAATGCTGGAGAGTTTGTTTTGACCTTTCCTCGAGCATACCATTCAGGGTTCAACTGTGGTTTTAATTGTGCCGAGGCTGTGAATGTAGCTCCTGTTGATTGGTTGCCCCATGGGCAGATCGCTATAGAGCTATATCAGGAGCAGGGACGAAAGACATCCATTTCTCATGATAAATTGTTGCTTGGGGCAGCAAGGGAAGCGGTGAAAGCACATTGGGAACTCAATTTACTGAAGAAGAATACTCCAGATAACTTACGATGGAAGGATGCATGTGGAAAGGATGGGATATTAGCAAAAACACTAAAG GCACGTGTTGAGATGGAGCGTGTGAGGAGAGAATTTCTCACTAGTTCTTCACAGGCATTGAAGATGGATAACAATTTTGATGCCATCAATGAGAGAGAATGCAGCATATGCTTTTTTGATCTTCATCTGTCAGCAGCTGGTTGTCATCATTGTTCCCCGGATAGATATGCATGCTTAAATCATGCAAAGAAATTCTGCTCATGTGCTTGGAGCGCCAAGTTTTTCCTCTTTCGttatgatatggatgaactaaACATCCTTCTTGAGGCATTGGAAGGAAAGTTGAGTGCAGTATACAGATGGGCTCGACTCGATCTTGGGCTGGCTCTGAGTTCTTATATTTCCAAAGACAATAAAGTTGGTAAGATATCTTATTCCTCCAGAAGTGATATACTTAAAGAGGTTAGCTCAGAGCTGCAAAGCAAAAACTTCAAAGATCCTCTAGGTACAGAAATCCATAAAGAGAGTCCTATGAGTTCAGCCGGGAGCATTGGTGAGACTTCCTCGCAGCAGAAGGTGAAAACATTAGAAATTTTTCGTCAAGTTAAAAGAGAAGAATCGGCTCTCAACAGTTCCAAGTCAAGAATGCAGGTTTGCCAGTTGTCTCAAGAGGACATGTCATATGCTGTGACCTCAGATGCAAAGGTATCTGGGACGAATATGGCTTCAGTTGAGGATGTTATACTTCTTAGCGATGATGAAGGAGACGACGACCCAAAGAAGCCACTTTCAACTGTGAGTGACCCTAGTTTTGAGAAAGAACCAATCTTGAATATACCAGGGACTGATGCAGCAGTTATGGGTGAAAAGGTTTTCAGTCCATTACCTGGTGGGGAAAAAAAGGATTCTTCATCTCATCCTGTACACGTGAAAGTTGAACAGGATCATGGTGAACAATTAGGTTCTAATCCACCAAACCTCTCTTTCAAATTAGTTTCTACTAAAGCAGAATGTGGCCCAAACGGTAGTGCCATCTTTGAACACAAAGTTGCTAATTCAAGGAGTGACCCTCAGCTTCCACAGCCATGTGCCAGTATAAAACTAGAGAATGAGGACAAATATGAAAAGATAGGAAGAATTGCCGATACAACTTTAGCAGACAATGTACGAACGACAACTGGAGCCTCATCGTCCAGCCAAAACAATTTGGACCGATATTACCGCCAGAAGGGTCCCCGAATAGCGAAGGTGGTGCGGAGGATCTCCTGCATTGTTGAGCCTCTGGAAATTGGAGTCGTGCTATCTGGAAAGTCATGGTGTAACAGCCAAGCCATTTTTCCAAAAG GATTTAGAAGCCGGGTTAGGCACATCAGTGTTCTGGATCCAACTGTCAGGTGTCACTATGTCTCAGAAGTACTGGATGCTGGACAAGGTGGACCACTGTTCAAG GTTTCTTTGGAGCACTGTCCAGGTGAGGTTTTCATACATAATTCAGCTGGAAGATGCTGGGAaatggtgagagagagagtcaatcAAGAAATCACTAGGCAAcataaattgggaaaaatgaaCCTTCCTCCTTTGCAGCCACCGGGGAGTATCGATGGCTTTGAAATGTTTGGGTTTACTTCACCAGCTATTGTACAG GCCATAGAGGCAATGGACCGAAATCATGTCTGTTCCGAGTACTGGGACTCTCGCCCCTATTCCCGACCTCAAGTACAGATTCCACAAAAACCTCAATCCAAAGAAAGTAGTGAGAGCTGCAATACAATGTCAAAGGAAAAAAGTGATCAAGAGGCATCCGACAATGATCTCGTCCCTGCTGGAGTCGATACAACACTCAGAAGCCTATTCAAGAAGGCTAACTTGGACGAATTAAACTCACTGCACAGCATTTTAAGTGCGAATCGGCAACCTGCTGGTCGAGGTCTAGTGACACGACTTCTTAATGAAGAGATTCATAGTCGTCCCACATGA